The Virgibacillus dokdonensis genome includes a window with the following:
- a CDS encoding Shedu immune nuclease family protein, whose translation MEITLNSTSAGTAMGEDIILRETTTTRILFRPMVTNNPNNEEASVRGWFTYQKKKPGGNWEDYKELDNNRLRADEWTKLELKSEELLKLVTELDVYYKVYKNYGIQPGRNKFSKTDLQVEKIAEMLKENNSIISSLLELDEHKSELLEKTIKWMGTTDNSEEIVEKLLEIQGDELDHLNNVVGIANLKKLLAIWGENSDNSDEEFWQRTFTENAWVLSQIFASPFLDFQQKAYLGGKTIGNKEGKIVDFVYRNNLSKDVALIEIKTPSTKLISSKYRSGVYSINTDITGSVVQVLGYKEQIMKDYLRLQESCGEEFKVFNPHCVVIAGKIEKLEKDQLQSFELYRKEMKNVVIITYDELFQKVQLLLDLLAESNGTVE comes from the coding sequence ATGGAAATAACTCTTAATTCTACTTCTGCGGGTACTGCTATGGGTGAAGACATAATACTGCGAGAAACTACTACCACTAGAATTCTTTTTAGACCGATGGTTACAAATAATCCTAACAACGAGGAGGCTTCTGTAAGAGGGTGGTTTACATATCAAAAAAAGAAGCCAGGAGGGAATTGGGAAGATTACAAAGAATTGGATAACAACAGACTTAGAGCAGATGAATGGACCAAGTTAGAACTTAAATCAGAAGAGTTGTTAAAATTAGTTACTGAGTTAGATGTTTACTATAAAGTCTATAAAAATTACGGAATTCAGCCAGGGCGAAATAAATTTTCAAAAACTGATTTACAAGTAGAAAAAATAGCAGAAATGTTGAAAGAAAATAACTCTATAATTAGCTCACTTTTAGAATTAGATGAACACAAAAGTGAATTACTAGAGAAAACAATTAAGTGGATGGGAACCACAGATAACTCAGAAGAAATTGTCGAAAAGTTGCTTGAGATACAAGGTGATGAACTTGACCATCTAAATAACGTAGTAGGGATAGCAAATCTCAAAAAATTATTAGCTATCTGGGGAGAAAATAGTGATAATAGTGATGAAGAATTTTGGCAAAGAACATTTACAGAAAATGCATGGGTTTTAAGTCAGATTTTTGCTAGCCCTTTTTTAGACTTTCAACAGAAAGCGTATTTAGGAGGGAAAACAATAGGAAATAAGGAAGGTAAAATTGTTGACTTTGTTTACCGAAATAACCTTTCAAAAGATGTCGCGCTTATTGAAATTAAAACACCTAGCACTAAATTAATATCTAGCAAGTATAGATCAGGAGTATACTCTATAAATACTGATATAACGGGATCTGTTGTACAGGTCCTAGGGTACAAAGAGCAAATAATGAAAGATTACCTCCGTCTTCAAGAATCTTGTGGAGAAGAGTTTAAAGTTTTCAACCCACATTGTGTTGTTATAGCAGGAAAGATAGAAAAACTAGAAAAAGATCAGCTGCAATCATTTGAGTTGTATAGAAAAGAAATGAAAAATGTCGTTATTATTACTTATGATGAGTTATTTCAAAAAGTGCAACTTTTGCTCGATTTATTGGCTGAGAGTAATGGAACTGTCGAGTAA
- a CDS encoding N-acetylmuramoyl-L-alanine amidase family protein, with product MTKEVAIDIGHGSDTFPPNKGVYIGGKGYAEHDFNSKVGVELDKLLKHNGFKTVMKQKPFSPDVGLTTRTNYYNSKGVDLVWSIHANANGNKNVDGRCAFYWHTAKDSKKLAELYVDECKKAGYDVHGNGLHASKPNNWTDLHICRETAMTAVLTENGFMTNDEPGKNDDFELIFGSKQKQYVKDMARVHAKAICRYYGVNFKDLDGTTVADKPSKPSKPNPNKGSYNGNSVVEYLNHKKIDSSFRNRAKLAKLYGVKGYKGTASQNTELLNKLKKGKPVSKPSKSIKVGSKVYLSKGAKKYVTGENIPSSIKGKTYTVQQVKRNKVLLKEIYSWVYKSDVGGSGKSSKQKSKSFSPGQKVTVKKSASTFATGESIADFVKGNSYTVKQVKSDRVLLGGIMSWVRKLDVY from the coding sequence ATGACAAAAGAAGTAGCGATAGACATTGGACATGGATCTGATACGTTTCCACCAAACAAGGGTGTATATATTGGTGGTAAAGGTTATGCAGAGCATGATTTTAACTCCAAGGTAGGGGTTGAGTTGGACAAACTACTAAAGCACAACGGATTTAAAACAGTAATGAAACAAAAGCCTTTTAGTCCTGACGTAGGTTTAACCACACGTACCAATTACTATAATTCAAAAGGCGTTGATCTAGTTTGGTCTATTCATGCCAATGCAAATGGTAATAAAAACGTTGATGGTCGTTGTGCATTTTATTGGCATACAGCAAAGGACTCTAAAAAACTGGCAGAGTTATATGTAGACGAGTGTAAAAAAGCAGGCTATGACGTCCACGGTAATGGTCTACATGCTTCAAAGCCGAACAATTGGACTGACCTACACATTTGTCGTGAAACAGCTATGACAGCAGTGTTGACTGAAAATGGTTTTATGACAAATGATGAGCCGGGAAAAAATGACGATTTTGAATTGATTTTCGGTAGTAAGCAAAAGCAATATGTAAAAGATATGGCAAGAGTACATGCTAAGGCTATTTGTCGTTATTATGGAGTTAATTTTAAGGATTTGGATGGTACAACTGTTGCTGATAAACCATCTAAGCCTAGCAAACCAAACCCAAATAAAGGCTCATACAATGGCAATTCCGTTGTTGAGTATCTTAACCATAAAAAGATAGATTCTAGCTTCAGAAACCGCGCTAAACTAGCCAAACTATACGGTGTTAAAGGGTATAAAGGTACGGCTAGCCAAAATACAGAGTTGCTAAATAAACTTAAAAAAGGCAAGCCTGTATCTAAACCATCTAAATCCATAAAAGTTGGCAGCAAGGTATACCTAAGCAAGGGAGCGAAAAAATATGTTACTGGTGAAAATATACCGTCTAGCATAAAAGGTAAAACCTACACTGTACAGCAAGTAAAGAGAAATAAAGTGCTACTCAAAGAAATTTATTCGTGGGTATACAAATCAGATGTAGGTGGATCTGGTAAGTCCAGCAAACAAAAATCAAAATCGTTTAGTCCTGGACAAAAAGTAACGGTCAAAAAATCAGCAAGCACCTTTGCGACTGGTGAGTCCATTGCTGACTTTGTTAAAGGTAACTCATACACGGTTAAACAGGTTAAATCAGATCGTGTGTTACTTGGTGGTATTATGTCTTGGGTGCGTAAATTAGACGTGTATTGA
- a CDS encoding phage holin: MKINWKVRAKKKSFWITLVSAVILLAQIVGEWFGYTLAADLINAEATKFINAVFGVLVILGIVNDPTTKGLSDSKQARHYKKPRDNA, encoded by the coding sequence ATGAAAATCAACTGGAAAGTAAGAGCAAAGAAAAAATCGTTTTGGATTACGTTAGTTTCAGCCGTTATTTTACTGGCTCAAATTGTGGGTGAGTGGTTTGGTTATACTCTTGCTGCCGATTTAATTAACGCAGAAGCAACCAAGTTTATTAACGCTGTATTTGGTGTGTTGGTTATTTTAGGTATTGTTAATGACCCTACTACCAAAGGATTAAGCGATAGTAAGCAAGCAAGACATTATAAAAAGCCTAGAGACAATGCTTAA
- a CDS encoding type II secretion system protein, producing MTVELGIVVAILGLVVSYLGYQLNKSKSIKTDSRDTAEVRSELGYIRKGVDDIRIDLKANEKNIAHLSERVTRVEESSKQAHKRIDNMEN from the coding sequence ATGACAGTAGAACTTGGCATTGTAGTAGCTATTTTAGGGCTTGTGGTAAGTTATTTAGGCTATCAGTTAAACAAGTCCAAATCTATTAAAACAGACAGCAGAGATACAGCAGAAGTTCGTTCAGAACTTGGATATATTCGCAAAGGAGTTGATGATATAAGAATAGATTTAAAAGCCAACGAGAAAAACATTGCTCATTTATCAGAAAGAGTTACAAGAGTAGAAGAAAGTAGCAAGCAGGCTCATAAAAGAATCGACAACATGGAGAATTAA
- a CDS encoding DUF4145 domain-containing protein, whose translation MKTNHGYIFKYEENSNDLPEADLQFADSYYITKCLGCDTVAFFREYGDDTMVYLGEFETEKYVYPEEPVAKVPTVNYKYDIQHFKNAPDTILELYKQVVSCYELRHYLLAAVGLRMIIEGFCNDTSTSNGYILDKSGNKKINKAKKELRSKSLEGRINGMEEKKLITPVNAGILQQIRDLGNATAHELDVPKKSTIKKGLNIIEDLIRTVYEYKEIKIND comes from the coding sequence GTGAAAACAAACCATGGTTATATTTTTAAATACGAAGAAAATAGTAATGATTTACCAGAGGCTGATTTACAATTTGCCGATTCTTATTATATAACTAAATGCTTAGGCTGTGATACTGTAGCGTTTTTTAGAGAATACGGAGACGATACTATGGTTTATTTAGGTGAATTTGAAACTGAAAAATATGTTTATCCTGAAGAACCGGTGGCAAAAGTGCCAACAGTTAATTATAAGTATGATATTCAACATTTTAAGAATGCTCCAGATACAATATTAGAATTGTACAAACAGGTTGTATCATGTTATGAATTAAGGCATTACTTGTTGGCAGCCGTTGGTTTGAGAATGATAATAGAAGGTTTTTGTAATGACACCTCAACTAGCAATGGGTATATATTAGATAAAAGTGGTAATAAGAAAATTAATAAGGCTAAAAAAGAATTAAGGAGTAAAAGTTTAGAAGGACGCATCAATGGTATGGAAGAAAAAAAATTAATTACTCCTGTAAATGCTGGGATTTTACAACAAATAAGGGATCTAGGCAACGCTACTGCACATGAATTAGATGTACCTAAGAAAAGCACTATTAAAAAGGGTTTGAATATAATTGAAGATTTAATAAGAACGGTGTACGAGTACAAAGAAATAAAAATTAATGATTAA
- a CDS encoding phage tail spike protein: MVVGVKEKLYIFDKYDNLLAITDNYIKADFEETVEMPVSFLINYPASDSDAEYLVGGNQVAFRDLKGDFRLFTIREVDDRDGEATEKIVNCMPGIQELADVMVEERRPQDKDAAYVLGLILENARWQVGNVADLGINSTSFYFKNAYECLGELTDIWGGEVVDRVEIKGNKIAGRYVDIVHRKGSDTGKRFEIDKDIKNITRTVLYYPKTALYGKGKSLQTENEGYTRKITFRDVVWSKKKGDPVDKPKGQEWVGDPDALESHGIPNHQTGKMMHRFGLFEDSEEEDPEKLLAKTWQAVQDEKEPKAQYEMDIITFYGISGYEHEQVFLGDTGIARDKDIKPMILIEARIMSWKYDIGNPEDGSLVLGNILDLDPDDSDIDWVIDKVKDKEGNWDAGGGPITDDKFPDVKPDVPKNVRAEGLFKKIMLSWTFESTYAIAAYEVFASKTNGFAPDPTNLVFRGKVGGYNFDADTDEKWYFRVRAVNTHGTASEYSEQVSASTVQLDLPDIEDIVPDFIEYSIYKGKEAPSPKDYKYWLDTSKEPNILRHWNGEDWKPLAPTSADELGAVAMEDYQEKVSQIVSDLADKVGAEWVNGQLVKKADKEIVDEVKADLAEKVNAEWVNGQLVSKVNKDDVYTIEQVDTRFNNVVSKTTYETDKDGIVENLQSHETMIKQNEKEIESKASSTEYNSLKNRVDTAETSITQNAKEIKSKAELETVNVITGRVESAESSITQNAKEIASKVSGEQYKKDKDGIIRDLESHESRIIQTEKDITAKVDNKQYKQDKQSLETSINKNSAAIQINAEGIASKVDNTTYNTDKQGIITDINSNKSTIEQQADMIRSKVDATYVKGELGKIEVGGRNLIINSNQSYKTVKAGIWYYHIQTRDLEEMGLKPGDEITLSFTAKLPKDAPAYINPRFTWFYPDGRFHESNRGEKKIYPGEEKRLTHTAIIPEDCYKLNFAVQRSDAGSDASELLFEIKHEMAEKGNKATDWTPAPEDTDKKIESVEHYASEIEQTAKGVEQEFSAIKTDYEKFKSTANSTFKQQADLIEGKVTETTYNKDMDNMTMRVSTAESTIKQHADRIESKVSKNGVVSSINQSPEQIKINAQRVSIDGDLVVRNGKVYIKDGVITNDLIASNAKIDFAKIANVRVTNAMISSVTADKIKSGIIDANKVLIRVKNGTQAIQIDDKGFESVDSRGRVRIHIGVRDIAGKGQSDPSTIRFFSGNGSDAASVGMNVNNDFIIGSQNNDVSTSLYSGKRMLYKADAHRFWFNQGPSSNYWEFNDYKDGDGDWHPRIYSNRSAGGYVGIKSRRLWRVYTNYLHCKDTIKLSTRDMKENINDFAPEMAQNIFDQIKIKSYHYKNDDKQSSRCRKSYGPIAEESPKEILDEQGDALVQDNYINVIAGALKYQQQRIDELEKIIKGES, from the coding sequence GTGGTTGTAGGAGTGAAAGAAAAATTATATATCTTTGACAAATACGATAACTTGCTAGCAATCACTGACAACTATATAAAAGCTGATTTCGAGGAGACGGTAGAAATGCCTGTCTCTTTTTTAATCAATTACCCTGCATCTGATAGCGATGCTGAGTATTTAGTTGGTGGTAATCAAGTGGCTTTTCGTGATTTAAAAGGAGATTTCCGCCTGTTTACGATTAGAGAAGTAGACGACAGAGACGGCGAAGCTACTGAAAAGATTGTTAATTGTATGCCGGGTATACAGGAGTTAGCTGATGTCATGGTAGAGGAACGTAGACCACAGGATAAAGATGCTGCATATGTTTTAGGTCTGATTTTGGAAAATGCACGCTGGCAAGTTGGTAATGTGGCTGATCTTGGTATAAACTCCACTAGTTTCTACTTTAAAAACGCCTATGAATGTTTGGGAGAACTTACCGATATTTGGGGCGGAGAAGTCGTTGATCGTGTCGAGATTAAAGGCAATAAGATTGCTGGTAGATATGTTGATATTGTCCATCGTAAGGGATCAGATACGGGGAAAAGGTTTGAGATTGATAAGGATATTAAAAATATCACAAGGACAGTGCTTTACTATCCGAAAACAGCCTTATACGGAAAAGGTAAATCATTGCAAACAGAAAATGAAGGCTATACAAGAAAAATTACATTTAGGGACGTTGTTTGGTCTAAGAAAAAAGGTGATCCAGTAGATAAGCCAAAAGGGCAGGAGTGGGTAGGAGATCCGGATGCATTAGAAAGTCATGGCATACCTAACCACCAAACAGGCAAAATGATGCACCGATTTGGATTATTCGAGGATAGCGAGGAAGAAGATCCAGAAAAACTACTCGCTAAAACATGGCAGGCTGTGCAGGATGAGAAGGAACCAAAAGCACAGTATGAAATGGATATTATCACATTTTACGGCATATCTGGATATGAACATGAACAGGTGTTTCTTGGTGATACAGGCATTGCTAGAGACAAAGATATTAAGCCTATGATATTGATAGAGGCGCGTATCATGTCGTGGAAATATGATATCGGCAATCCCGAGGACGGTAGTCTTGTTTTAGGTAACATCTTAGACCTAGACCCAGATGACAGTGATATTGATTGGGTTATTGACAAAGTGAAGGACAAAGAAGGCAACTGGGATGCTGGCGGTGGCCCTATTACGGATGACAAGTTTCCAGATGTAAAACCTGATGTTCCTAAAAACGTAAGAGCTGAGGGCTTGTTTAAAAAGATTATGCTGTCATGGACATTTGAATCTACTTACGCCATAGCTGCATATGAGGTGTTCGCTAGTAAAACCAATGGATTTGCTCCCGATCCTACAAACCTTGTTTTCCGTGGGAAAGTAGGTGGCTATAACTTTGATGCTGATACGGATGAAAAATGGTATTTCCGAGTAAGAGCTGTTAATACGCATGGCACAGCAAGTGAGTATTCAGAGCAGGTTAGTGCTTCAACCGTGCAACTAGACTTACCAGATATAGAGGATATTGTTCCTGACTTTATCGAATACAGCATTTACAAAGGCAAGGAAGCACCTAGTCCTAAAGATTATAAGTATTGGTTGGATACCAGCAAAGAACCTAATATCCTACGTCACTGGAATGGTGAGGATTGGAAACCACTTGCTCCTACAAGTGCTGATGAACTTGGTGCGGTAGCTATGGAAGATTACCAGGAAAAAGTAAGTCAAATTGTTTCCGATTTAGCTGATAAGGTTGGCGCCGAATGGGTAAATGGGCAACTGGTCAAGAAAGCTGATAAGGAAATCGTTGACGAGGTTAAGGCAGACCTTGCCGAAAAAGTAAATGCGGAGTGGGTGAATGGTCAACTGGTAAGCAAAGTTAACAAAGACGATGTTTACACGATTGAACAGGTAGATACTCGCTTTAATAATGTTGTATCAAAAACCACTTATGAGACAGATAAAGACGGCATTGTTGAAAATTTGCAAAGTCACGAAACGATGATAAAGCAAAACGAAAAAGAAATAGAATCTAAAGCATCGAGTACGGAATATAACTCTTTAAAAAATAGAGTTGACACTGCGGAAACATCTATCACTCAAAACGCAAAAGAAATAAAGTCTAAGGCAGAACTTGAGACTGTAAATGTCATAACAGGTAGGGTTGAAAGTGCTGAATCTAGCATTACGCAAAATGCCAAGGAAATAGCTAGTAAGGTATCTGGCGAACAGTATAAAAAGGATAAAGATGGCATTATAAGAGACTTAGAAAGTCATGAATCTCGCATTATCCAAACGGAAAAAGATATTACTGCTAAAGTTGATAATAAGCAATATAAACAAGATAAACAAAGCCTTGAGACGTCAATAAATAAAAATAGTGCTGCCATACAAATTAACGCTGAGGGCATAGCAAGCAAGGTTGATAACACCACTTACAACACCGATAAGCAAGGTATAATTACCGACATCAACAGTAATAAATCAACCATCGAACAACAGGCGGATATGATTAGAAGTAAAGTCGATGCAACTTATGTTAAAGGCGAGCTGGGTAAGATAGAGGTTGGTGGAAGGAATTTAATTATAAACAGTAATCAATCTTATAAAACTGTAAAAGCAGGTATCTGGTACTATCACATCCAAACAAGAGACTTAGAGGAAATGGGTTTGAAGCCAGGGGATGAAATAACATTATCTTTTACGGCAAAATTACCTAAAGATGCACCAGCATATATTAACCCTAGATTCACTTGGTTTTATCCTGATGGCAGATTCCACGAATCAAATCGCGGAGAAAAAAAAATATATCCGGGAGAAGAAAAAAGATTAACTCATACTGCAATCATTCCAGAGGATTGCTATAAGCTAAATTTCGCTGTGCAAAGAAGCGATGCTGGTTCCGATGCATCCGAACTTTTATTCGAAATTAAACACGAAATGGCTGAAAAAGGAAACAAGGCAACCGATTGGACGCCAGCACCCGAAGACACCGATAAAAAAATCGAATCCGTTGAACACTACGCATCAGAAATTGAGCAAACAGCTAAAGGTGTCGAGCAAGAATTTTCAGCAATTAAAACGGACTACGAAAAGTTTAAAAGTACGGCTAACTCCACGTTTAAACAGCAAGCGGACTTGATTGAGGGAAAGGTAACGGAAACTACTTATAACAAAGACATGGATAATATGACCATGCGCGTTAGTACAGCCGAATCAACTATTAAACAACACGCTGACCGTATTGAGTCAAAAGTAAGTAAAAATGGCGTTGTATCCAGTATTAATCAATCTCCCGAACAGATTAAAATTAATGCGCAACGCGTTTCCATCGATGGTGATTTAGTTGTTAGAAACGGGAAAGTTTATATTAAGGATGGCGTAATTACCAATGACCTTATTGCAAGTAATGCCAAAATAGATTTTGCTAAGATAGCCAACGTAAGAGTAACCAATGCAATGATCTCTAGTGTTACTGCCGATAAAATTAAATCTGGTATCATAGATGCGAACAAGGTGCTAATACGTGTTAAAAATGGTACACAGGCTATCCAAATAGACGATAAAGGATTTGAGTCAGTCGATAGCAGGGGCAGGGTAAGGATACACATTGGCGTACGTGATATAGCTGGCAAAGGGCAGTCTGACCCTAGTACGATAAGGTTTTTCAGTGGTAATGGTAGCGATGCAGCTAGTGTCGGAATGAATGTTAACAACGACTTTATAATTGGTAGTCAAAATAATGATGTGTCAACATCTCTTTATTCGGGCAAGAGAATGTTATATAAGGCAGACGCACATAGATTTTGGTTTAATCAAGGGCCTTCTAGTAACTACTGGGAGTTTAATGATTATAAAGATGGTGATGGAGATTGGCATCCACGCATTTACAGTAATAGAAGTGCAGGGGGCTATGTAGGTATAAAATCTAGGAGACTATGGAGAGTATATACAAATTATCTTCATTGCAAAGACACAATAAAGCTATCCACAAGAGACATGAAAGAAAATATTAATGATTTTGCACCAGAAATGGCGCAAAACATTTTCGATCAAATAAAAATTAAATCATATCACTATAAAAATGATGATAAACAAAGCTCTAGATGTAGAAAAAGCTATGGTCCTATAGCAGAAGAAAGCCCAAAAGAAATATTGGACGAGCAAGGTGATGCTTTAGTACAAGACAACTATATAAACGTTATTGCAGGAGCACTAAAATACCAACAACAGCGTATTGATGAACTTGAAAAAATTATAAAAGGAGAATCCTAA
- a CDS encoding phage distal tail protein encodes MRWIEMSQTNEVTVKGTADTAPFIMAVIKDEIPYMQLSCRDEILRIHYNFKKNDVVKIDFDKRKVFINGRLQMETVDLRYADFFKLEPGYNEIKTVPTMQLEVEYTERWL; translated from the coding sequence ATGCGTTGGATTGAAATGTCTCAAACGAATGAGGTTACTGTCAAAGGTACAGCTGATACAGCACCTTTTATTATGGCTGTTATTAAAGATGAAATACCTTATATGCAGCTTAGTTGCAGAGATGAGATATTGCGAATACATTATAACTTTAAGAAAAACGATGTGGTAAAAATAGACTTTGACAAGCGTAAAGTATTTATTAATGGACGTTTGCAAATGGAAACAGTCGATCTGCGTTATGCAGATTTTTTTAAATTGGAGCCGGGATATAACGAGATTAAGACGGTGCCAACAATGCAATTAGAGGTTGAATATACGGAAAGGTGGTTGTAG
- a CDS encoding distal tail protein Dit, with protein MNYFTFNGIKKPYIKIIRGRERPAWAPLNRVTTKHPRLAGEKLIRTGMEVREITVPVLIEHDGIPDLQKVKEDMAAWLVTKEPKALIFSDEPDRTYYAAVEGGLDLEELTYWGNGTINFVCPDPYKYGQPHKTIALKKYTWEEYAGQSWRDLIGS; from the coding sequence TTGAATTATTTTACGTTTAATGGTATTAAAAAACCTTATATAAAGATTATAAGAGGTAGAGAAAGACCTGCATGGGCGCCATTAAATAGGGTGACGACAAAACACCCTAGACTTGCTGGTGAAAAATTAATTAGAACAGGGATGGAAGTTAGAGAAATAACTGTTCCTGTTTTAATAGAGCATGACGGAATACCTGACTTGCAAAAAGTAAAAGAAGATATGGCGGCTTGGTTGGTGACTAAAGAACCTAAAGCGTTGATATTTAGTGATGAACCAGATCGTACTTATTATGCTGCTGTTGAAGGTGGGCTGGATTTAGAAGAATTGACTTATTGGGGTAATGGAACAATTAACTTTGTTTGCCCAGACCCATACAAATACGGTCAACCCCACAAAACAATCGCTTTAAAAAAATATACTTGGGAAGAATATGCAGGACAGAGTTGGAGGGATTTAATTGGCTCTTAA